In one Haloplanus salinus genomic region, the following are encoded:
- a CDS encoding class I SAM-dependent methyltransferase has translation MSVQAEFDRWASEGKDRGMEERHWHTAKHALARMPVEAGETVLDLGTGSGYALRALRETRDVGRSVGLDASGAMVRNARSYTDDGLLDFLRGDFEHLPFRDGSVDHVWSMEAFYYAEKPDAVLRELRRILRPGGTFFCAVNFFAESAHTHEWQENVGIEMRLWDRERYRAAFRDAGFHVAEQDTIPDREVDIPPADAFPTEDWDSREEMVDRYRTWGTLLTVGVAP, from the coding sequence ATGAGCGTACAAGCCGAGTTCGACCGGTGGGCGAGCGAGGGGAAAGACCGGGGGATGGAGGAGCGACACTGGCACACGGCCAAACACGCCCTCGCCCGGATGCCGGTCGAAGCCGGCGAGACGGTGCTCGATCTGGGGACCGGCTCCGGCTACGCCCTGCGAGCGCTCCGGGAGACGCGAGACGTGGGCCGGAGCGTCGGGCTCGACGCCTCCGGCGCGATGGTGCGGAACGCACGGAGCTACACCGACGACGGTCTGCTCGATTTCCTCCGTGGTGATTTCGAGCATCTCCCTTTCCGTGACGGGAGCGTCGACCACGTCTGGTCGATGGAGGCCTTCTACTACGCCGAAAAGCCCGACGCCGTCCTTCGGGAACTCCGACGCATCCTCCGTCCCGGCGGCACGTTCTTCTGTGCGGTCAACTTCTTCGCGGAGAGCGCCCACACCCACGAATGGCAGGAGAACGTTGGAATCGAGATGCGGTTGTGGGACCGCGAGCGGTACCGCGCGGCGTTCCGGGACGCCGGCTTCCACGTCGCCGAGCAGGACACCATCCCGGACCGCGAGGTCGACATCCCGCCCGCCGACGCGTTCCCGACCGAGGACTGGGACTCCCGCGAGGAGATGGTGGACCGCTACCGGACGTGGGGGACGCTCCTGACCGTCGGCGTCGCGCCGTAA
- a CDS encoding CBS domain-containing protein, protein MPIEDLARSDAVTAPPETPVADLAATMDEENVGSVVITNDETPVGIVTDRDLTVRVLGGEGDSTGRTAEDVMTTDLRTAEPSAGFYEAANLMAEHGIRRLPICAGDTLVGIITADDLTELLADEQRHLGDIVRAQRPEY, encoded by the coding sequence ATGCCAATCGAAGACCTCGCCCGAAGCGACGCCGTCACAGCTCCCCCCGAAACCCCGGTCGCCGACCTCGCGGCGACCATGGACGAGGAGAACGTCGGGAGCGTCGTGATCACGAACGACGAGACGCCCGTCGGGATCGTCACTGATCGAGACCTGACCGTTCGCGTCCTCGGTGGTGAGGGCGACTCGACCGGTCGGACCGCCGAGGACGTGATGACTACCGATCTCCGTACAGCCGAGCCCAGCGCCGGATTCTACGAGGCGGCCAACCTGATGGCAGAACACGGGATTCGGCGGCTCCCTATCTGTGCGGGTGATACCCTCGTCGGAATCATTACCGCCGACGACCTGACTGAGTTGCTCGCCGACGAACAACGACACCTCGGGGACATCGTCAGGGCCCAGCGGCCGGAGTACTGA
- a CDS encoding DUF7853 family protein, with protein MSPTTCHGPSGVDLSREEAWVLHAAVLDHVERVVAAGETPDRALTVLDRIESCTALGATDRDLVREALSTYDAPERDRTSVEAIRAALSARQASSSQ; from the coding sequence ATGTCCCCGACCACCTGTCACGGCCCGAGCGGCGTCGACCTGTCCCGCGAGGAAGCGTGGGTGCTGCACGCCGCGGTACTCGATCACGTCGAACGGGTCGTCGCGGCCGGTGAGACGCCGGACCGCGCCCTGACCGTCCTCGATCGGATCGAGTCGTGTACCGCCCTCGGCGCGACCGACCGCGACCTGGTGCGCGAGGCGCTCTCGACGTACGACGCCCCCGAGCGCGACCGGACGTCGGTCGAGGCGATTCGGGCCGCCCTCTCGGCCCGTCAGGCCTCGTCGAGCCAGTAG
- a CDS encoding site-2 protease family protein, with protein MNEPTVPGDLPNPGSLTEAFLVYEVEEAEEGVRYYGELTDARESVLRTLAPAFRERGYRVTLTREMGEYVLVATERSTGIDGVPWTNVALFGATLLTTLYAGSQWYGIDLGADPLAVVGAWPFALSVMGVLAVHELGHYALSRHHEVEASLPYFIPIPSVLGTLGAVIRMNDTIPSRRALFDIGVAGPLAGLGATVVVTAVGVSLPPVASESTLVADLQLGYPLLVQGIAALLGEPLTYGAGRTVNPVVVGGWVGGFVTFLNLLPVGQLDGAHVTRALVGERLDSIQRAVPLALFGLAGYLVLVEGGRGAQIWAIWGVLALLFARAGSATPMDETPVDPKRRAVGVLTLVLGVLCFTPIPIAFAG; from the coding sequence ATGAACGAACCCACGGTTCCGGGCGACCTCCCCAACCCGGGGTCGCTCACGGAGGCGTTTCTCGTGTACGAGGTGGAGGAGGCCGAGGAGGGGGTTCGATACTACGGCGAACTCACCGACGCGAGGGAGTCGGTTCTGCGGACGCTCGCCCCGGCGTTTCGGGAGCGGGGGTATCGCGTGACCCTCACCCGCGAGATGGGTGAGTACGTCCTCGTCGCGACGGAACGGTCGACCGGCATCGACGGCGTGCCCTGGACCAACGTCGCCTTGTTCGGGGCGACGCTCCTGACGACCCTCTACGCCGGGTCGCAGTGGTACGGCATCGACTTGGGCGCCGATCCGCTCGCCGTCGTCGGGGCGTGGCCGTTTGCCCTGTCGGTCATGGGCGTCCTCGCGGTCCACGAACTCGGCCACTACGCCCTCAGCCGACACCACGAGGTGGAGGCGTCGCTCCCCTACTTCATTCCGATTCCGAGCGTCCTCGGCACGCTCGGGGCGGTGATCCGCATGAACGACACCATTCCGAGCCGCCGCGCCCTGTTCGACATCGGCGTCGCCGGCCCCCTCGCCGGGCTGGGTGCCACCGTCGTCGTCACCGCGGTCGGCGTGTCGCTGCCCCCCGTCGCGTCGGAGTCGACGCTCGTCGCCGACCTACAACTGGGCTACCCGCTCCTGGTGCAGGGCATCGCCGCGCTCCTGGGAGAGCCGCTGACCTACGGAGCCGGCCGGACCGTCAACCCGGTGGTCGTCGGCGGCTGGGTCGGCGGGTTCGTGACGTTCCTCAATCTGCTTCCCGTCGGACAACTCGACGGCGCGCACGTGACGCGGGCGCTGGTGGGTGAGCGCCTCGATTCGATCCAGCGGGCGGTGCCTCTCGCGCTGTTCGGGCTCGCGGGCTACCTCGTGCTGGTCGAGGGCGGCCGGGGCGCACAGATCTGGGCGATCTGGGGCGTGTTGGCGCTCCTGTTCGCCCGCGCCGGGAGCGCGACGCCCATGGACGAGACGCCGGTGGACCCGAAACGGCGGGCGGTCGGCGTCCTGACGCTCGTCCTCGGCGTCCTCTGTTTCACGCCGATCCCCATCGCGTTCGCGGGGTGA
- a CDS encoding MFS transporter: protein MMSRISTARWSERHAALSVCVGSYFAVRLAQLLVSPVVPSLRGAFGASRGAVGTILTGMWLVYACVQLPSGAAGDRYGQRRVVLAALGGTAVAALALAAAPSLLAFGAVALLLGMGAGLYYTPATALLAARFEDVGRVIGIHRVGSQAAGLVAPALATLLGARFGWRVVLGSGAVVTTLLLGVLLRRGPSAPRAVARTDGGTAVRPRQVAAVLSRPPVAAAAALATVGEFAALATLSFLPTVLVEAHGLPLSTAGALFGAYFVVVTALQPVSGWLSDRLGRDAVTGALFAVGAVGYAALALGTTRAAALPAVALVGVAMACGPPVQSRAVDALADAECGVGFGAVRTAYILVAALGPVVVGTLADAAGWTAGIGLLAAMLAFAAVALVGARLGGRGRRPTHGSSSDRYRPSRPSETPWRFSPPSPGR, encoded by the coding sequence ATGATGTCACGTATTTCGACGGCGCGGTGGAGCGAGCGCCACGCCGCGCTGTCGGTCTGTGTGGGGTCGTACTTCGCGGTCCGGCTCGCGCAGTTACTCGTCAGCCCCGTCGTGCCGTCGCTCCGTGGGGCGTTCGGCGCCTCCCGGGGTGCCGTCGGGACGATACTCACCGGGATGTGGCTGGTGTACGCCTGTGTGCAACTGCCGAGCGGCGCCGCCGGCGACCGGTACGGTCAACGGCGGGTCGTCCTCGCCGCGCTCGGCGGTACGGCCGTCGCGGCGCTCGCGCTCGCCGCGGCGCCGTCGCTTCTCGCCTTCGGCGCCGTTGCGCTCCTGCTCGGGATGGGGGCCGGTCTCTACTACACCCCGGCGACGGCGCTGCTCGCGGCGCGGTTCGAGGACGTGGGACGGGTCATCGGTATCCACCGCGTCGGTAGTCAGGCGGCGGGACTCGTCGCCCCCGCGCTGGCGACGCTGCTCGGCGCTCGGTTCGGCTGGCGGGTCGTCCTCGGGAGCGGCGCCGTGGTCACGACCCTCCTGCTCGGTGTCCTCCTCCGTCGGGGACCATCCGCGCCACGCGCCGTGGCGCGAACCGACGGCGGGACGGCCGTACGCCCGCGTCAAGTCGCCGCCGTCCTCAGCCGGCCGCCGGTCGCCGCCGCGGCCGCGTTGGCGACCGTCGGGGAGTTCGCCGCGCTCGCGACGCTGTCTTTCCTCCCGACGGTCCTGGTCGAAGCCCACGGCCTCCCGCTGTCGACGGCGGGCGCGCTCTTCGGCGCCTACTTCGTCGTGGTCACGGCGCTCCAGCCCGTGAGCGGCTGGCTCTCCGACCGCCTCGGCCGCGACGCGGTCACCGGCGCACTGTTCGCCGTCGGCGCCGTCGGCTACGCGGCGCTCGCTCTCGGTACGACCCGCGCGGCTGCCCTGCCCGCCGTGGCGCTCGTCGGCGTCGCGATGGCGTGTGGACCGCCCGTCCAGTCGCGCGCGGTCGACGCCCTCGCCGACGCCGAGTGCGGCGTCGGGTTCGGCGCGGTGCGAACGGCGTACATCCTCGTCGCGGCGCTCGGTCCCGTCGTCGTCGGCACGCTGGCCGACGCCGCCGGCTGGACCGCGGGGATCGGGCTGCTCGCCGCGATGCTCGCGTTCGCGGCCGTCGCACTCGTCGGCGCACGTCTCGGCGGTCGGGGCCGACGGCCAACGCACGGATCGAGTTCAGACCGCTACCGGCCCAGCCGACCCTCCGAGACACCGTGGCGTTTCTCGCCGCCTTCGCCGGGGCGATGA
- a CDS encoding glycine cleavage T C-terminal barrel domain-containing protein yields MTSNHHHPNHPDVDQSDRTVPRNLRQTGDADVDLLISTRVRQSPFWHLSVEAGCRQATVYNHMYHPRGYIDPDEGGLDAEYDLLVNEVTLMDVAVERQIRVAGPDAEAFVNYVITRDATEIEPMRGKYAICCGQDGGILNDFVLLRLADDEFWFSIADGDLKQWLRGVTVDAEFEVDIDEIDVSPMQVQGPNSPAVIESLVGDVVEDIPYYGLLEATVNDVPVLVSQTGFSGEAGFEIYVRESTTNAEAVWNPVLETVEAHGGAATAISHQRRIAAGIMSLGQDMDDETSPFQVNLGYQVPDDKDADYVGKAELERQQEAIENGAFPFTHKLVGLKMAGEPIRDYAPDFWLVSDPETGDECGYLTSAWWNPELDTNIGLGFVPAEKLQAATDVPLDDSIYDADVDVEFDVHLPDEYAAEPGEPVYATVAKVPFKQSVNPSARERAKIHARDEMNDS; encoded by the coding sequence ATGACGAGCAATCACCACCATCCGAACCACCCCGACGTCGACCAGTCGGATCGTACCGTCCCCAGAAACCTCCGTCAGACGGGCGACGCGGACGTCGACCTCCTGATCTCGACTCGCGTTCGGCAGTCGCCGTTCTGGCACCTCTCCGTCGAGGCGGGGTGTCGGCAGGCGACGGTCTACAATCACATGTACCACCCGCGGGGATACATCGACCCCGACGAGGGCGGGTTGGACGCCGAGTACGATCTGCTGGTCAACGAGGTGACGCTGATGGACGTCGCGGTCGAGCGCCAGATTCGTGTCGCGGGCCCCGATGCCGAGGCGTTCGTCAACTACGTCATCACGAGGGACGCGACCGAGATCGAGCCGATGCGTGGCAAGTACGCCATCTGCTGCGGTCAGGACGGCGGTATCCTCAACGACTTCGTCCTGTTACGGCTCGCCGACGACGAGTTCTGGTTCTCCATCGCAGACGGCGACCTGAAACAGTGGCTACGGGGAGTCACGGTCGACGCCGAGTTCGAGGTCGACATCGACGAGATCGACGTCTCGCCGATGCAAGTCCAGGGTCCGAACTCGCCCGCCGTGATCGAGTCGCTCGTCGGAGACGTGGTCGAGGACATCCCGTACTACGGATTACTGGAAGCCACGGTCAACGACGTCCCGGTGCTGGTGAGTCAGACCGGCTTCTCCGGGGAGGCGGGCTTCGAGATATACGTCCGCGAGTCGACGACGAACGCCGAGGCAGTGTGGAACCCAGTGCTCGAAACGGTCGAGGCCCACGGCGGTGCCGCGACGGCGATATCCCATCAACGACGGATCGCTGCCGGGATCATGTCGCTGGGACAGGACATGGACGACGAGACGTCGCCGTTCCAGGTCAACCTCGGCTATCAGGTGCCCGACGACAAGGACGCGGACTACGTCGGCAAGGCCGAACTGGAACGCCAGCAGGAAGCCATCGAGAACGGTGCGTTCCCGTTCACGCACAAACTGGTCGGCCTAAAGATGGCCGGCGAGCCGATCCGGGACTACGCCCCCGACTTCTGGCTCGTCTCGGATCCGGAGACCGGCGACGAGTGTGGCTACCTGACGTCGGCGTGGTGGAATCCGGAACTCGACACCAATATCGGCCTCGGATTCGTGCCCGCCGAGAAACTGCAGGCCGCGACCGACGTGCCGCTCGACGACTCGATATACGACGCGGACGTCGACGTGGAGTTCGACGTCCACCTCCCGGACGAATACGCCGCGGAACCCGGCGAGCCCGTATACGCGACGGTCGCGAAGGTGCCGTTCAAGCAGTCGGTCAATCCCAGCGCTCGCGAACGGGCCAAGATTCACGCCAGGGACGAGATGAACGACTCGTAG
- a CDS encoding tRNA (guanine(26)-N(2))-dimethyltransferase — MRVTEGGIEFAVEDARDGASQGRGEGVFYNPTQELNRDVTVAVLRAYRGREPRAETYLDAMTASGVRACRAANEGWNVTALDTDPDAVALARENADRNGFAVDVIERDANVHMHDSTADVIDLDPFGTPIPFADAALSNARDLVCVTATDTAPLCGAHFESGVRSYGTVPRNTDYHPEMGLRVLLSALVRTAARYDTAARPVCSHVSRHYARTYLELDGRATKADECIDELGYVHHCEDCLTRDHEFGLIAHPPDDCPACGGNRVVTAGPLWLGAVRDREFVAAVRESVDDGMGEAARARRTLDRLEAELDEPTHYDQHRLCKEWTRSAPAMDDFLADLRAAGFEASRAHYHGTAFKTNASVTEIRDATGG; from the coding sequence ATGCGCGTCACCGAGGGGGGGATCGAGTTCGCAGTCGAGGACGCTCGCGACGGCGCGAGCCAGGGCCGCGGCGAGGGCGTCTTCTACAACCCAACACAGGAACTGAACCGGGACGTAACCGTCGCCGTCCTCCGTGCCTATCGCGGGCGCGAACCCCGCGCCGAGACGTATCTGGACGCGATGACCGCGAGCGGCGTCCGCGCCTGCCGCGCCGCGAACGAGGGTTGGAACGTGACCGCGCTCGACACCGATCCCGACGCCGTCGCCCTCGCCCGCGAGAACGCCGACCGCAACGGATTCGCCGTCGACGTGATCGAACGCGACGCCAACGTCCACATGCACGACTCGACGGCGGACGTGATCGACCTCGACCCCTTCGGGACACCGATCCCCTTCGCCGACGCCGCGCTCTCGAACGCCCGCGACTTGGTCTGTGTCACCGCCACCGACACCGCGCCGCTCTGTGGCGCCCACTTCGAGAGCGGCGTCCGCTCCTACGGCACGGTGCCCCGGAACACCGACTACCACCCCGAGATGGGGCTTCGGGTCTTGCTCTCCGCCCTCGTCCGCACCGCCGCCCGCTACGACACCGCGGCCCGACCCGTCTGCTCGCACGTCTCCCGACACTACGCCCGCACCTACCTCGAACTCGACGGCCGGGCGACGAAGGCCGACGAGTGCATCGACGAACTCGGCTACGTCCACCACTGCGAGGACTGCCTGACCCGCGACCACGAGTTCGGCCTGATCGCCCACCCGCCCGACGACTGCCCGGCCTGCGGCGGGAATCGCGTCGTCACCGCTGGCCCCCTCTGGCTGGGCGCGGTCCGTGACCGCGAGTTCGTCGCCGCCGTCCGCGAGAGCGTCGACGACGGGATGGGGGAGGCGGCCCGCGCTCGCCGGACCCTGGATCGGCTGGAGGCGGAACTCGACGAACCCACCCACTACGATCAGCATCGCCTCTGCAAGGAGTGGACTCGGTCCGCGCCCGCGATGGACGACTTCCTCGCGGACCTGCGGGCGGCCGGATTCGAGGCCTCGCGCGCCCACTACCACGGGACGGCGTTCAAGACGAACGCGTCGGTGACCGAGATTCGGGACGCAACGGGCGGGTGA
- a CDS encoding cupin domain-containing protein, with protein MRVNDADVDWTTTERGETTFRRKKLAAAAGGERLGCSLYERPPAKKAWPFHYHTGNEEAIYVLAGTGRLRTPDGADPLHPGDYAVFPVGEDGGHRVSNDGDEPLRYVALSTMDEPDVTVYPDSDKVGIYAGSAPGSDDERVVEGYYRRDDDVDYWLDEA; from the coding sequence ATGCGCGTCAACGACGCCGACGTGGACTGGACGACGACCGAACGCGGCGAGACGACGTTCCGGCGGAAGAAACTCGCGGCCGCGGCGGGCGGCGAGCGCCTCGGCTGTTCGCTGTACGAACGTCCGCCGGCGAAGAAGGCGTGGCCCTTCCACTACCACACCGGTAACGAGGAGGCGATTTACGTCCTCGCGGGGACGGGACGCCTCCGCACCCCGGACGGTGCCGATCCGCTTCACCCGGGCGACTACGCCGTCTTTCCGGTCGGCGAAGACGGCGGCCACCGCGTGAGCAACGACGGCGACGAGCCGCTTCGCTACGTGGCGCTGTCGACGATGGACGAGCCGGACGTGACGGTTTATCCCGACTCGGACAAGGTCGGCATCTACGCGGGGTCGGCGCCGGGGAGCGACGACGAACGGGTCGTGGAGGGCTACTACCGCCGCGACGACGACGTGGACTACTGGCTCGACGAGGCCTGA